In Vicia villosa cultivar HV-30 ecotype Madison, WI linkage group LG7, Vvil1.0, whole genome shotgun sequence, the DNA window TCAAAGTCAGCTGAAAGAGAGGCTTTTATTTGGGCATACTGGGAAGCAGACACCGCTAGACGACGTTCAATCAGGGTTTTTTGTCTCTTcaactcttcgatctctggctCCAATTTTTGGGCTTGCTCGATTTGTTGAATACCCATTTGAACTTCTTCGACTATTTCTTGTCGATCTAGTTTTTAGATCTCATCCTGACGATCCTCTGCAACCCGTATTTTTTCCTTTAGGCGTTCGATCTCCTCTTTCCAAGACATGATGTTTTCCTCACAAACTGTATACTCCTCTTGGTACTTCGAATGTTCAAGCTCCATAGCTTCGACCTTGTTAGTGGATTCACTAGCAAAATTCCATGAGGAAGTTTCGGCACTCACTTTTACATTAAGCTTTTGAGAAACCTCTTGCCTACGCAGTTTATCTGATTGAAGTTGGTCAAGAAAGAATCCCAGTGACATTAATACTTGCGAAgcttcttcaaaaatattaagaaaatccactttcttcaacaAACTCTTTAAACCAAAGCAAATGGTAGTATCCTTTCATATCGCCTGAACAAAGTCAACATCAAAGAATTTCTCTTTTATCCGGCGAAGAAGACTCTGGCAAGGCGATTCTGCAATTTTCCACCAGAAGCTGTCGAGGATATCCCACCCTTCCTAGACGAACTACTCCTTGCACTCATCATGGCTTTGGGAAAACTAGCAGGATTTATATCCTTAAGGTTTTCCAATTCAGCTGGAGAACAGAGTGGAGGAGTATTGGTCGAGACATTTTCATGTAATGTAACCTTCCCAAAGGGTTGGTTGTTTTCCTTTTCTGATTCTAGTTGGCTGGAAGCTTCAtccctgattttattttcatcCGAGGGGTCAGCTCCTTCGCTCCCTGCAGACTGTTCGTCACCTTCATCAATGTTGGATAATTGAGGGTTGTCCTCCATGCCAAATTCCTGGTCTATATGAGGAATGTCTGTAGATGAATCATTCAAACGTTCGTCTTCGACTTGCTCAGTATTTTAAGCATTTTCCAGAGTATCATCACTTTAAGTTTCTAAAGTGATGGCAGGATTGGTTTGTGAAGTTTGTTTTTGAGAAACTGCAAGAAAAATCATCAAGTCTCCAGTCAGATCTTTCGAAAAACTTTGTTAGATAAAACAGAGAAACACTTACACGTACCTGGAGGATTATCAAATAAGGGGGTGTCATTCGAAGGATTATTGTTTTGAGATTGGAGGTGGCAGTACTTGCATCATCCTACACATACAGAAAAGATTAGCTCGAATCAGAAGTCAATATGGAACGTATAATAAAATGATAAAGTAAGTTCTTACCTTGGAGAGAATATTATCTGGGCTGGAGTTGTGGCTTTCGAAGACAGGGGTGTTCCCAACAGTCTTCAGAGGCTGTTCGTCAGATGATTTTTTATCACTCGAAGTTGTaggcttcgaagtcccagattcCTTCTCTTGAACCAAAGGAATGATGGCTTTCTGCCTTTTCTTGATCACTAATTTGGTATGAGGAGGGGACTGATCCTCGCCATCTGATTCAATTGTGATACTTTCTGAGgaagcttttctcttttttagaGTTGGTGGTGGCTTTCGAGTATTCTGAAAGTAAATATGTTAGAAATGTGTAACAATAAACGAAGACTGGTAAACCAGAGGTTGAAGTgattactgttagaacaagatttgttcttatcaattatcttagttttgatgataacaataatatgaattttgcttaagataatatggtactctaatccaatgcaatttccctttcaggaaatatatatataaagagtacgcataattcagcgctcagaagttgtgtctcaaatggttcagcatgcaacatcagaacatggtctggcaagacatcagaagatggtcgaagcagaatcagaacatgggtctatggaagcatcagaagaacatgagatcagaagcactgaagatcagaagatggtatcacgctcagaagcacttcaaaatcagaagatcagaagatgctatgcaccaagctgttttgactctgatgatattcaaacgtcgtattcacaaacatcagatcagaaggaagtacaggtggcagactacgctgactgacaaaaggaacgttaaagctactaaaggctacgtcagtagacacagcgtgaacaaggctcgaggtagttgacaaaagcgtataacattaaatgcgatgctgtacggaacacgcaaagcattaaatgcattcaacggtcatcttctcaacgcctataaatatgaagttctgatgagaagcaaggttaccaattcttaacaactctgaacgaaaataaacttgctgaaacgctattcaatcaaagctcagaatcttcatcaactcactacattgctgttgtaatatattagtgagattaagcttaaacgattaagagaaatatcacagttgtgattatcgcttttaagaagcatttgtaatactcttagattgattacattaagttgtaaggaactagagtgatcgtgtgatcagtatactctaggaagtcttagcagttggctgagcagtttgtaactagagtgatcgtgttgatcagaatactctagggaagtcttaggagtgaactaagcctagagtgatcgtgttgatcagtagactctagaaaagtcttagagggtatctaagcagttgttcctggagtgatcagtgtgtgatcagaagac includes these proteins:
- the LOC131620081 gene encoding uncharacterized protein LOC131620081, which encodes MYSTEESFESKTSRYIGVTYLTHISFKPSFYTTMEFHKWWADYYNQQIFDVAGLSHELTTTFSSTQERFKKALSRRQNVKDHVANTRKPSTPSKDKNTCEDSSKTNQSKLVNTRKPPPTLKKRKASSESITIESDGEDQSPPHTKLVIKKRQKAIIPLVQEKESGTSKPTTSSDKKSSDEQPLKTVGNTPVFESHNSSPDNILSKDDASTATSNLKTIILRMTPPYLIILQEFGMEDNPQLSNIDEGDEQSAGSEGADPSDENKIRDEASSQLESEKENNQPFGKVTLHENVSTNTPPLCSPAELENLKDINPASFPKAMMSARSSSSRKGGISSTASGGKLQNRLARVFFAG